The Helianthus annuus cultivar XRQ/B chromosome 16, HanXRQr2.0-SUNRISE, whole genome shotgun sequence genome includes a window with the following:
- the LOC110920485 gene encoding F-box/FBD/LRR-repeat protein At1g13570-like isoform X6 — MYLFVRIMGLIQGTHKAPKLAPQDFISSMPDIVINNILDRLPFRNAVRTSVLSSNWRFKWTMLTQLVLDVDFFDSLEAVDEDEEDEEEDEDEEDEEEDEDEEDEEEVDDDESNNESIVSKLLLQLRGPITKFELSVDDISDADDMDNWILFLSRRGLKDLTLNNWGPTPLNLPTHLFSCVELKHLKLRNCSFSLPPTFHGFPNLLSLYLRVEFEDNIQLGEFFTRCPLLEKLTMDDLFEMDKVNIVEIAKQENLKILSLKFHDSHDETTTASSSNIFELVGSLPKLQELHLDFEECRLIEGGGKKSFFTVFPCLKTLEITPSNWCMCIFLQSANSPPQVDCSTTRLLQLQSVMFDCLKGSENEIRLIKYLLACSPSLKRMHIFSCHFSSSEQKLVFVRKLLKLYRASPVVELELFWH; from the exons ATGTACCTTTTTGTTAGAATAATGGGACTGATTCAGGGGACACACAAAGCACCCAAGCTTGCACCACAAGATTTTATTAGCAGCATGCCTGATATTGTCATAAATAATATTCTGGACCGATTGCCGTTTCGAAATGCTGTGAGGACCAGTGTCTTGTCGAGTAACTGGAGGTTTAAGTGGACTATGCTTACCCAACTCGTATTGGATGTCGACTTCTTTGATTCATTAGAAGCAGTTGACGAAGACGAAGAAgacgaagaagaagatgaagacgaagaagacgaagaagaagatgaagacgaagaagatgaagaagaagttgaTGATGACGAAAGTAATAATGAGAGCATTGTAAGTAAGCTTCTTCTTCAACTTAGAGGTCCCATTACAAAGTTTGAACTCTCCGTGGATGATATATCGGATGCTGATGATATGGATAACTGGATTTTGTTCTTGTCTAGAAGAGGACTTAAGGACCTCACTCTTAACAATTGGGGTCCAACACCACTTAACTTGCCTACCCATCTTTTCTCTTGTGTAGAGTTGAAACATTTGAAACTTCGTAACTGTTCTTTCAGTCTTCCACCTACTTTTCATGGTTTTCCAAACCTGTTGAGCTTATACTTGCGTGTGGAGTTTGAAGATAATATTCAACTTGGGGAATTTTTTACTCGGTGTCCCTTGCTTGAGAAGTTGACCATGGATGACCTATTTGAAATGGACAAAGTAAATATAGTTGAGATTGCAAAACAagaaaatctcaaaatattatctTTGAAATTTCATGATTCTCATGACGAGACGACAACCGCAAGCTCTAGTAATATCTTTGAGCTTGTGGGTTCTCTTCCGAAACTTCAAGAGCTTCATTTGGATTTTGAAGAGTGTCGG TTGATAGAAGGTGGTGGTAAAAAGAGTTTCTTTACTGTCTTTCCCTGCCTCAAG ACTCTTGAAATCACACCAAGTAACTGG TGTATGTGTATATTCTTGCAGAGTGCTAATTCGCCTCCACAAGTAGACTGCAGTACAACGAGACTGTTGCAGCTTCAAAGTGTGATGTTTGACTGTTTGAAAGGTTCGGAGAATGAAATACGGTTGATAAAGTATTTACTTGCGTGTTCCCCTTCCCTAAAAAGGATGCATATTTTTTCCTGTCATTTCTCATCGTCTGAACAAAAGTTGGTGTTTGTTAGGAAGTTGTTGAAGCTCTATCGAGCCTCCCCTGTAGTTGAACTCGAACTCTTTTGGCATTAG